One Streptomyces sp. R28 DNA window includes the following coding sequences:
- a CDS encoding putative bifunctional diguanylate cyclase/phosphodiesterase, whose protein sequence is MSGTSEGPTPTADLIRPAVTESNAQSSPRTGAPPLTPPYSSAFSAAPLAMAVVDREGLVTDTNPAFAELLGTAPRELAGSVAADLVDLTSDAHAWHAYREVLRGRQTQLRCTRRLKHPDGHSLWVQVTVVPLPAEQPGGVLLSVADISAHRELQAKLRHLQMHDAVTRLPNRTLFFERLSAALEAESYEENGTTGRIGLCYLDLDGFKAINDTLGHRVGDSLLAAVAERLTRCAEEAGYSRSIPPLVARLGGDEFALLVEDSTGTEQLADLAESVLESLRAPFDLSGRRLSVSASIGVVERQAAGTTPTALMQAADTTLYWAKADGKDRWTLFDPERNAHRMTRQALASTLRPAIDRGEFALEYQPLVSMGDGRLRGVEALVRWKHPQFGVLAPNRFIGLAEEDGSIVPLGRWILATACRQARAWQVTHPDEPPIFVSVNVAVRQVWDSDLVADVARVLAETELAPHLLQLELTESAVMGSAGRPLQVLQALSDMGVRIAIDDFGTGYSNLAYLSRLPVSVLKLDGSFVRGFQYESDNSTAVPPNPADEVVVEAMIQLAHRLGLTVTAECVETLAQASRLRSIGCDTGQGWLYSRPVPPDRISELLGVRV, encoded by the coding sequence GTGAGCGGAACGTCCGAAGGGCCGACGCCTACGGCAGACCTCATCCGGCCGGCCGTCACAGAGAGTAACGCACAGTCATCCCCCCGTACCGGGGCGCCGCCTCTGACGCCCCCCTACTCCTCCGCCTTCTCGGCCGCCCCTCTGGCGATGGCCGTGGTCGACCGCGAGGGCCTGGTCACCGACACCAACCCCGCCTTCGCCGAGCTGCTCGGTACGGCGCCCAGGGAGCTGGCCGGTTCCGTCGCCGCCGACCTGGTGGACCTCACCTCCGACGCCCACGCCTGGCACGCCTACCGCGAGGTGCTGCGCGGCCGCCAGACCCAACTGCGCTGCACACGCCGCCTCAAGCACCCGGACGGACACTCCCTGTGGGTCCAGGTCACGGTCGTGCCCCTGCCCGCCGAGCAGCCGGGCGGCGTCCTGCTGTCCGTCGCCGACATCAGCGCCCACCGCGAACTCCAGGCAAAGCTGCGGCACTTGCAGATGCACGACGCGGTGACCCGGCTGCCCAACCGCACACTGTTCTTCGAGCGACTGTCGGCCGCGCTGGAGGCGGAGTCGTACGAGGAGAACGGCACGACCGGCCGAATCGGCCTGTGCTACCTGGACCTTGACGGATTCAAGGCGATCAACGACACCCTCGGCCACCGCGTCGGCGACAGCCTGCTGGCCGCCGTGGCCGAACGGCTCACGCGCTGCGCCGAGGAGGCGGGGTACTCCAGGTCGATCCCGCCCCTGGTGGCCCGGCTCGGCGGTGACGAGTTCGCCCTGCTCGTCGAGGACTCGACGGGCACCGAGCAACTGGCCGACCTCGCCGAGTCGGTGCTGGAGTCCCTGCGGGCCCCCTTCGACCTCTCCGGCCGGCGCCTGTCGGTGTCGGCCTCGATCGGCGTCGTGGAACGCCAGGCGGCCGGCACCACCCCGACCGCCCTGATGCAGGCCGCCGACACCACGCTGTACTGGGCGAAGGCCGACGGCAAGGACCGCTGGACGCTCTTCGACCCCGAACGCAACGCCCACCGCATGACCCGCCAGGCCCTCGCCTCCACCCTCCGTCCGGCCATCGACCGCGGTGAATTCGCCCTGGAGTACCAGCCGTTGGTGAGCATGGGAGACGGCAGGCTGCGCGGTGTCGAGGCGCTTGTCCGCTGGAAACATCCTCAGTTCGGCGTACTGGCGCCGAATCGGTTCATCGGATTGGCCGAGGAGGACGGCTCGATCGTGCCGCTCGGCCGCTGGATCCTGGCGACCGCCTGCCGCCAGGCACGCGCCTGGCAGGTCACACACCCCGATGAGCCGCCGATCTTCGTCAGCGTGAACGTGGCCGTACGGCAGGTCTGGGACTCCGACCTGGTCGCGGACGTGGCGCGGGTCCTTGCCGAGACGGAACTCGCCCCGCACCTGCTCCAGTTGGAGCTCACCGAATCGGCGGTGATGGGTTCGGCGGGAAGACCGCTCCAGGTCCTGCAGGCGCTCAGCGACATGGGCGTACGCATCGCGATCGACGACTTCGGCACGGGCTACTCGAACCTGGCCTACCTCAGCCGCCTGCCGGTCTCGGTCCTGAAGCTGGACGGCTCCTTCGTACGGGGCTTCCAGTACGAGAGCGACAACAGCACCGCCGTCCCGCCGAACCCGGCCGACGAGGTCGTGGTCGAGGCGATGATCCAGCTCGCCCACCGGCTGGGGCTGACGGTCACCGCCGAGTGCGTGGAGACGCTGGCGCAGGCCTCGCGACTGCGGAGCATCGGGTGTGACACCGGCCAGGGGTGGCTCTACTCGCGGCCGGTGCCGCCGGATCGCATCTCCGAGTTGCTGGGTGTGCGGGTGTGA
- the ehuB gene encoding ectoine/hydroxyectoine ABC transporter substrate-binding protein EhuB: MAPPLEHVETHVGHRSGTPTRRSLLAGVAALGALGAAGCSRVATASTKEGGELLDRLRAAGVVRLGIAGEIPFGYIDKNGELTGEAPELARVVFKRLGVDRVQPVPTEFGSLIPGLNSQQFDVVAAGMYVNPERCEQVIFSDPDYQMLDSFIVRKGNPKGLHDYKDVVEKKAKFATGTGYAEIQYAVEAGYKESDILIVPDQVAGLNAVEAGRVDVFAGTALTAREVVKKSAKAEATKAFAPLVDGKPHVDGGAFAFRPTETTLRDAFNVELHKLKKSGELFRILRPFGFTKAEMTDLTAKELCAGGTGG; the protein is encoded by the coding sequence ATGGCTCCACCACTGGAACATGTCGAAACACATGTCGGACACAGATCGGGCACCCCTACACGCCGGTCGCTGCTCGCGGGGGTGGCGGCGCTCGGTGCGCTGGGCGCGGCAGGCTGCTCACGCGTGGCCACGGCCTCCACGAAGGAGGGTGGCGAGCTGCTCGACCGGCTGCGCGCCGCCGGCGTGGTACGCCTCGGGATCGCGGGTGAGATTCCCTTCGGGTACATCGACAAGAACGGTGAACTCACGGGTGAGGCGCCCGAGCTGGCGAGGGTCGTCTTCAAGCGGCTCGGCGTGGACCGGGTACAGCCCGTGCCCACCGAGTTCGGGTCCCTGATACCCGGGCTGAACTCGCAGCAGTTCGACGTCGTCGCCGCCGGGATGTACGTCAATCCCGAGCGCTGTGAGCAGGTCATCTTCTCCGACCCCGACTATCAGATGCTCGATTCCTTCATCGTGCGCAAGGGCAACCCGAAGGGCCTGCACGACTACAAGGACGTCGTCGAGAAGAAGGCCAAGTTCGCCACCGGGACCGGCTATGCCGAGATCCAGTACGCCGTCGAGGCGGGGTACAAGGAGAGCGACATCCTCATCGTGCCGGACCAGGTCGCGGGTCTGAACGCCGTCGAGGCGGGGCGTGTCGACGTCTTCGCCGGTACCGCGCTCACCGCCCGTGAGGTCGTCAAGAAGTCGGCCAAGGCCGAGGCCACCAAGGCCTTCGCTCCCCTCGTCGACGGCAAACCGCACGTCGACGGCGGCGCGTTCGCCTTCCGGCCGACCGAGACCACGCTGCGGGACGCCTTCAACGTCGAGCTGCACAAGCTGAAGAAGAGCGGGGAGCTGTTCCGCATCCTCCGGCCCTTCGGCTTCACCAAGGCCGAGATGACCGACCTCACCGCGAAGGAGCTGTGCGCAGGGGGGACGGGCGGATGA
- the ehuA gene encoding ectoine/hydroxyectoine ABC transporter ATP-binding protein EhuA: MKEPDASANPPVDGSELIRFENVTKRFGSNTVLDRLDFSVESGKHVTLIGPSGSGKTTILRLLMTLAKPDEGKITVAGDQLFPAPEKQIREVRKKIGMVFQQFNLFPNMSVLRNITEAPVTVLGMSKDEAEARARELLEMVGLADKCDARPTQLSGGQQQRVAIARALAMRPQVLLLDEVTSALDPELVAGVLDVLRDIARTTDITMLCVTHEMNFARDISDQVLMFDSGRVIESGAPEKIFNDPEKDRTREFLSAVL; this comes from the coding sequence ATGAAAGAACCCGACGCGAGCGCCAACCCGCCGGTGGACGGCAGCGAACTGATCCGCTTCGAGAACGTCACCAAGCGCTTCGGGTCCAACACGGTCCTCGACCGGCTCGACTTCTCCGTCGAGTCCGGCAAGCACGTCACCCTGATCGGCCCGTCCGGCTCCGGCAAGACGACGATCCTGCGGCTGCTGATGACCCTGGCCAAGCCCGACGAGGGCAAGATCACGGTCGCCGGTGACCAGCTCTTCCCGGCCCCGGAGAAGCAGATCCGCGAGGTCCGTAAGAAGATCGGCATGGTGTTCCAGCAGTTCAACCTGTTCCCGAACATGTCGGTGCTGCGCAACATCACCGAGGCCCCCGTCACCGTCCTCGGCATGTCCAAGGACGAGGCGGAGGCACGCGCCCGGGAGCTGCTGGAGATGGTGGGCCTCGCCGACAAGTGCGACGCCCGCCCGACCCAGCTGTCCGGCGGCCAGCAGCAGCGGGTGGCGATCGCCCGGGCGCTGGCCATGCGGCCGCAGGTGCTGCTGCTGGACGAGGTGACCTCGGCGCTGGACCCGGAGCTGGTCGCCGGCGTCCTCGACGTGCTGCGGGACATCGCCCGCACCACCGACATCACCATGCTCTGTGTGACCCACGAGATGAATTTCGCCCGGGACATCTCGGACCAGGTCCTGATGTTCGACTCCGGGCGGGTCATCGAATCCGGCGCACCCGAGAAGATCTTCAACGACCCCGAGAAGGACCGGACCCGGGAGTTTCTCAGCGCTGTGCTGTGA
- the ehuD gene encoding ectoine/hydroxyectoine ABC transporter permease subunit EhuD codes for MTWDWGAVADFMPKFWDGLLLTLQILALGSLISFALGLVWALLMRTPTRWVRWPVGVVTEFIRNTPLLVQLFFFFYVLPEWGLTWSALTTGICAIGLHYSTYTMQVYRAGIEAVPAGQWEAATALNLPVRRAWTVVILPQAIRRVVPALGNYVIAMLKDTPILMTITVMEMLGEARLFAQENFQFTEPLTVIGVAFIFIAYPASLLVRALERRLVR; via the coding sequence ATGACCTGGGACTGGGGCGCTGTCGCCGACTTCATGCCGAAGTTCTGGGACGGGCTGCTGCTCACGCTGCAGATCCTGGCCCTCGGCTCGCTGATCTCGTTCGCGCTGGGTCTGGTGTGGGCGCTGCTGATGCGCACACCGACCCGCTGGGTGCGCTGGCCGGTCGGGGTGGTCACGGAGTTCATCCGCAACACCCCGCTGCTGGTGCAGCTTTTCTTCTTCTTCTACGTGCTACCCGAGTGGGGCCTGACGTGGTCGGCGCTGACCACGGGCATCTGCGCGATCGGGCTGCACTACTCGACGTACACGATGCAGGTCTACCGGGCCGGTATCGAGGCGGTCCCGGCCGGCCAGTGGGAGGCGGCGACCGCGCTGAACCTGCCGGTGCGGCGCGCCTGGACCGTGGTGATCCTGCCGCAGGCGATCCGCCGGGTCGTGCCGGCCCTCGGCAACTACGTCATCGCGATGCTCAAGGACACCCCGATCCTGATGACGATCACGGTCATGGAGATGCTCGGCGAGGCGCGGCTGTTCGCGCAGGAGAACTTCCAGTTCACCGAGCCCCTGACGGTCATCGGTGTGGCCTTCATCTTCATCGCCTACCCGGCCTCCCTTCTCGTACGAGCCCTGGAGCGACGCCTTGTCCGCTGA
- a CDS encoding aspartate/glutamate racemase family protein, producing MDISFLGGPRPQRGVGVIAPFDFALDRELWRWVPDEVSLHLTRTPFVPVEVSLDLARLVSEHETLGDGVRTLTAIAPEVVAYACTSGSFVGGIAGERAMCEAMTRAGAIPAVTTSGALLEALAELGVRRVALVTPYTVSVTRALEEYVAEAGVAVTGCAFMGLTRHIWKVPYRDVADMARRAVGRRADALFISCTNLPTYDVIPQLEAELRIPVLSANQVTMWAALRRLGTRAVGPYQALIDPAARIDPATPSGPVLPDVPDVPEQEQQ from the coding sequence ATGGACATCTCCTTCCTCGGCGGCCCCCGCCCGCAGCGCGGCGTCGGAGTCATCGCCCCCTTCGACTTCGCGCTGGACCGGGAGCTGTGGCGATGGGTCCCGGACGAGGTCTCGCTGCACCTGACCCGGACGCCGTTCGTCCCGGTCGAGGTCAGCCTGGACCTCGCCCGGCTGGTCAGCGAACACGAGACGCTCGGCGACGGCGTCCGCACCCTGACCGCGATAGCGCCCGAGGTCGTCGCCTACGCCTGCACCTCCGGCAGCTTCGTCGGCGGTATCGCGGGCGAGCGGGCGATGTGCGAGGCGATGACGCGGGCGGGCGCGATACCCGCCGTCACCACGTCCGGGGCGCTGCTTGAGGCACTGGCCGAGCTCGGCGTACGGCGGGTGGCGCTGGTGACGCCGTACACCGTGTCGGTGACGCGAGCCCTCGAGGAGTACGTGGCGGAGGCGGGGGTGGCGGTCACGGGGTGCGCCTTCATGGGGCTGACACGGCACATCTGGAAGGTGCCGTACCGCGATGTGGCGGACATGGCGCGCAGGGCCGTGGGCCGCCGGGCCGACGCCCTGTTCATCAGCTGCACCAACCTCCCCACCTACGACGTGATCCCCCAACTGGAGGCGGAACTGCGCATCCCGGTCCTCTCGGCCAACCAGGTGACGATGTGGGCTGCGCTGCGCAGGCTGGGTACTCGCGCGGTGGGGCCTTATCAGGCGCTGATCGATCCGGCGGCGCGGATCGACCCGGCGACGCCGAGCGGGCCCGTGCTTCCGGACGTGCCGGATGTTCCTGAACAGGAACAGCAGTAG
- a CDS encoding LLM class flavin-dependent oxidoreductase encodes MAADETQAHEIRGTTHGTAPVPLSVLDLVTVSSGRSATDALRTSVELSRLAESRGFHRYWVAEHHSMPGVASSSPAVILAHIAAHTDRIRLGSGGVMLPNHAPLVIAEQFGTLEAMAPGRIDLGLGRAPGTDGATAAALRRTDHLNEGADDFPEQLAELTRFLDDDFPDGHPYRRIHAVPGPVQATSPGGVQSPHRPPIWLLGSSGFSARLAAVLGLPFAFAHHFSARNTIPALDLYRESFQPSAVLDRPYALIGVSALATDEEKEARRQVEAAALSMVRLRTGRPGLIPTPEEAEAYEFTPLEREFADSWNANVVHGTPDEVRAGLDDLQKRTGADELMITSNAPGMDIRLRSYELIADAYGLPKAS; translated from the coding sequence GTGGCGGCAGACGAAACCCAGGCCCACGAGATCCGGGGCACCACACACGGCACCGCCCCCGTCCCCCTCTCCGTACTGGACCTGGTCACAGTCAGCTCCGGCCGCAGCGCCACCGACGCCCTGCGCACCAGCGTCGAGCTCTCCCGCCTCGCGGAGTCCCGCGGCTTCCACCGCTACTGGGTCGCCGAGCACCACTCCATGCCGGGCGTGGCCTCCTCGTCCCCGGCCGTGATCCTCGCCCACATCGCCGCCCACACCGACCGCATCCGCCTCGGCTCCGGCGGCGTGATGCTCCCGAACCACGCCCCGCTCGTCATCGCGGAGCAGTTCGGCACCCTGGAGGCCATGGCCCCCGGCCGTATCGACCTCGGCCTCGGCCGCGCCCCCGGCACGGACGGCGCCACCGCAGCCGCCCTGCGCCGCACGGACCACCTGAACGAGGGCGCCGACGACTTCCCCGAGCAGTTGGCGGAGCTCACCCGCTTCCTCGACGACGACTTCCCCGACGGCCACCCCTACCGCCGTATCCACGCCGTCCCCGGCCCCGTCCAGGCGACGTCACCCGGCGGCGTCCAGTCCCCGCACCGCCCCCCGATCTGGCTCCTCGGCTCCTCCGGCTTCAGCGCCCGCCTCGCCGCCGTCCTCGGCCTGCCCTTCGCCTTCGCGCACCACTTCTCGGCGCGGAACACCATCCCGGCCCTGGACCTGTACCGGGAGTCCTTCCAGCCGTCCGCCGTGCTCGACCGGCCGTACGCCCTCATCGGCGTCTCCGCCCTCGCCACCGACGAGGAGAAGGAGGCCCGCCGCCAGGTCGAGGCCGCCGCCCTCAGCATGGTCCGGCTGCGCACCGGCCGCCCCGGCCTCATCCCCACGCCGGAGGAGGCCGAGGCATACGAATTCACCCCGCTGGAGCGCGAGTTCGCCGACTCCTGGAACGCCAACGTCGTCCACGGCACCCCCGACGAGGTCCGCGCCGGCCTCGACGACCTTCAAAAGCGCACCGGCGCCGACGAGTTGATGATCACGAGCAACGCGCCCGGCATGGACATACGCCTGCGCTCGTACGAACTCATCGCGGACGCCTACGGGTTGCCCAAGGCGTCCTGA
- a CDS encoding DUF3830 family protein, which yields MTERFIEVSLVKRGIHCTAKLLDDRAPLTCAAVWDALPLTSDVYHAKYARNEIYALFPPFAETEPPLENPTVTPIPGDLCYFAFAGTELGTNSYGYDREVRPGTTVVDLALFYERNNLLLNGDVGWVPGIVWGQVVEGLEEMAQGCNDLWRSGALGESLSFRRV from the coding sequence ATGACTGAACGGTTCATCGAGGTGTCACTGGTCAAGCGGGGAATCCACTGCACGGCCAAGCTCCTGGACGACCGCGCCCCGCTCACCTGCGCGGCCGTCTGGGACGCCCTGCCCCTGACCAGCGACGTCTACCACGCCAAATACGCCCGCAACGAGATCTACGCCCTCTTCCCGCCCTTCGCGGAAACGGAGCCGCCCTTGGAAAACCCGACGGTCACCCCCATTCCAGGAGATCTGTGCTATTTCGCCTTCGCCGGCACGGAACTCGGCACCAACTCCTACGGCTACGACCGTGAGGTCCGCCCCGGCACGACGGTGGTCGACCTGGCCCTGTTCTACGAGCGCAACAACCTGCTCCTGAACGGCGACGTGGGCTGGGTGCCCGGCATCGTCTGGGGCCAGGTCGTCGAGGGCCTGGAGGAGATGGCCCAGGGCTGCAACGACCTGTGGCGGTCGGGGGCGCTGGGCGAGTCGCTCAGCTTCCGGAGGGTGTGA
- a CDS encoding D-2-hydroxyacid dehydrogenase encodes MTAPTPGPPPASDPPPTLLVLDTDPLPRLGRLTGRARVEHADESTLAERLPHADVLLVWDFASHAVRHAWPGAGPRPRWVHTASAGVDHLMCPELTASDTVVTNARGVFDQPIAEYVAALVLAMAKDLPRTLELQRSREWRHREGQRVAGSRACVVGSGPIGRTIARTLKALDITTALVGRTPRTGIHGPDDLDRLIARADWVIAAAPLTEQTYGMFDARRFGVMQPAARFINVGRGQLVVEDALAEALAKRWIAGAALDVFEHEPLTADSPLWGLPGLIVSPHMSGDTIGWRDELGAQFVELYERWEAGRPLLNVVDKQRGYVPGR; translated from the coding sequence ATGACCGCACCCACCCCCGGTCCGCCGCCCGCCTCCGACCCCCCTCCCACGCTCCTGGTCCTCGACACCGACCCCCTCCCCCGCCTCGGCCGCCTCACCGGTCGCGCCCGCGTCGAGCACGCGGACGAGTCGACCCTCGCCGAGCGCCTGCCGCACGCCGACGTCCTGCTGGTCTGGGACTTCGCCTCGCACGCCGTACGCCACGCCTGGCCCGGCGCGGGTCCGCGCCCGCGCTGGGTGCACACGGCGAGCGCGGGCGTGGACCATCTGATGTGCCCGGAGCTGACCGCGTCCGACACCGTGGTCACCAACGCGCGCGGCGTCTTCGACCAGCCGATCGCCGAGTACGTCGCCGCGCTGGTGCTGGCGATGGCGAAGGACCTGCCGAGGACGCTGGAGTTGCAGCGCTCGCGGGAGTGGCGGCACCGCGAGGGACAGCGTGTGGCCGGATCGCGCGCGTGCGTGGTCGGGTCCGGGCCCATCGGCCGTACGATCGCCCGCACGCTCAAGGCCCTCGACATCACCACCGCGCTGGTCGGCCGCACCCCGCGCACCGGCATCCACGGCCCCGACGACCTCGACCGGCTGATCGCCCGTGCCGACTGGGTGATCGCGGCCGCGCCGCTCACCGAGCAGACGTACGGCATGTTCGACGCCCGCCGCTTCGGCGTCATGCAGCCGGCCGCCCGGTTCATCAACGTCGGGCGCGGGCAGCTTGTCGTCGAGGACGCCCTGGCCGAGGCCCTCGCCAAGCGCTGGATCGCGGGGGCCGCGCTCGATGTCTTCGAGCACGAACCCCTCACCGCCGACAGCCCGCTGTGGGGGCTGCCGGGTCTGATCGTCTCGCCGCACATGAGCGGGGACACCATCGGCTGGCGGGATGAACTCGGCGCGCAGTTCGTGGAGTTGTACGAGCGATGGGAGGCGGGCAGGCCACTGCTGAACGTGGTCGACAAGCAGCGCGGGTACGTACCGGGACGCTGA
- the ehuC gene encoding ectoine/hydroxyectoine ABC transporter permease subunit EhuC, whose amino-acid sequence MTSGLWELVLQGIWVTVQLLVLSALVAATVAFGVGMARTHRLWIVRFLAGVYTEVFRGTSALIMIFWVFFVLPVAFGWQLVPLWAGTLALGLTYGAYGAEIVRGALNSVDPAQREGGIALSFTPWQRMRLVLLPQAVPEMIPPFSNLLIELLKGTALVSVMGMGDLAFSANLVRLALQESTEIYTYVLLIYFVIAFLLTRGMRGLERKLKAGLGKPVGSTPDQELHRPETTGVGAGGALG is encoded by the coding sequence ATGACCTCGGGACTCTGGGAACTCGTACTTCAAGGAATCTGGGTCACCGTCCAACTGCTGGTGCTGAGCGCACTGGTGGCGGCGACGGTCGCCTTCGGGGTCGGCATGGCCCGCACGCACCGGCTGTGGATCGTCCGCTTCCTCGCGGGCGTCTACACCGAGGTGTTCCGCGGAACCTCCGCCCTGATCATGATCTTCTGGGTGTTCTTCGTACTGCCGGTCGCGTTCGGCTGGCAACTGGTCCCGCTGTGGGCCGGCACCCTCGCGCTCGGGCTGACCTACGGGGCGTACGGCGCCGAGATCGTGCGCGGCGCCCTCAACTCCGTCGACCCGGCGCAGCGCGAGGGCGGTATCGCGCTCAGCTTCACGCCGTGGCAGCGGATGCGGCTGGTCCTGCTGCCGCAGGCGGTGCCGGAGATGATCCCGCCGTTCTCCAACCTGCTCATCGAACTGCTGAAGGGCACGGCCCTGGTGTCCGTCATGGGCATGGGCGACCTGGCCTTCAGCGCCAACCTGGTGCGCCTCGCGTTGCAGGAGAGCACGGAGATCTACACGTACGTCCTGCTGATCTACTTCGTCATCGCCTTCCTGCTCACGCGGGGGATGCGCGGACTGGAACGCAAGCTCAAGGCAGGGCTGGGCAAGCCCGTCGGGAGCACTCCCGACCAGGAGCTGCACCGACCTGAGACGACCGGCGTGGGCGCGGGAGGTGCTCTCGGATGA
- a CDS encoding amidase yields the protein MTDLTELTAVQLLDGYRKGEFSPVDATRATLERAERIQPEFNAFVRLTAEEALTQAGESAERWRRGEPAGLLDGVPVTVKDILLMRGGPTLKGSKALSAKGSWDEDAPSVARLRAHGAVFLGKTTTPEFGWKGVTDSPLSGVTRNPYDPTRTAGGSSGGAAAAVALGAGPLALGTDGGGSVRIPAAFCGIFGLKPTYGRVPLYPASAFGTLAHVGPMTRDAADAALLLDVIGTPDSRDWSALPPAPGSFVAGLTGGVHGLRVAYSPSLGNQVAVRPAVAAAVRRAVERLAGLGAYVEETDPDFTDPVDAFHTLWFTGAARVTQHLGPHQRELLDPGLREICGVGARRTALDYLAAVDVRMELGRRMGRFHDTYDLLVTPTLPLTAFEAGTEVPKGSGHHRWTGWTPFTYPFNLTQQPAATVPVGVDGDGLPIGLQLVAARHRDDLVLRAAHALYEAGIAGLTPSGS from the coding sequence ATGACGGATCTCACCGAACTGACCGCCGTACAACTCCTCGACGGCTACCGCAAAGGAGAGTTCAGCCCCGTCGACGCCACCCGCGCGACCCTGGAGCGGGCCGAGCGGATCCAGCCGGAGTTCAACGCCTTCGTGCGCCTCACCGCCGAGGAGGCTCTCACGCAGGCGGGCGAGTCGGCCGAGCGGTGGCGGCGCGGCGAGCCGGCCGGCCTGCTCGACGGCGTTCCGGTCACGGTGAAGGACATCCTGCTGATGCGCGGCGGCCCGACGCTCAAGGGCTCGAAGGCCCTCTCGGCGAAGGGAAGCTGGGACGAGGACGCCCCCTCGGTGGCCCGGCTGCGCGCGCACGGCGCGGTGTTCCTCGGCAAGACGACCACCCCCGAATTCGGCTGGAAGGGCGTCACCGACTCGCCCCTGTCGGGCGTCACCCGCAACCCCTACGACCCCACCCGCACCGCTGGCGGCTCCAGCGGCGGCGCGGCGGCGGCCGTGGCGCTCGGCGCGGGACCGCTCGCCCTCGGCACGGACGGCGGCGGCAGTGTCCGTATCCCGGCGGCGTTCTGCGGCATCTTCGGCCTGAAACCGACGTACGGCCGGGTCCCTCTGTACCCGGCGAGCGCCTTCGGCACCCTGGCGCACGTCGGCCCGATGACCCGTGACGCGGCCGACGCGGCCCTGCTCCTGGACGTCATCGGCACGCCCGACTCCCGCGACTGGTCGGCGCTCCCCCCGGCACCCGGTTCCTTCGTGGCGGGCCTGACCGGCGGTGTGCACGGCCTGCGCGTGGCTTACTCCCCCTCCCTCGGCAACCAGGTGGCGGTGCGTCCGGCGGTCGCGGCGGCGGTACGGCGGGCGGTGGAGCGGCTGGCGGGGCTGGGGGCGTACGTCGAGGAGACCGACCCCGACTTCACCGACCCGGTGGACGCCTTCCACACCCTGTGGTTCACGGGGGCGGCCCGGGTGACCCAGCATCTCGGGCCGCACCAGCGGGAGTTGCTCGACCCGGGTCTGCGGGAGATCTGCGGCGTCGGCGCCCGCCGCACCGCGCTCGACTATCTGGCCGCGGTGGACGTCCGTATGGAACTCGGCCGACGGATGGGCCGCTTCCACGACACCTACGACCTCCTCGTCACCCCGACCCTCCCGCTCACCGCCTTCGAGGCGGGCACGGAGGTCCCCAAGGGCTCGGGCCACCACCGCTGGACGGGCTGGACGCCGTTCACGTACCCGTTCAACCTGACCCAGCAGCCGGCGGCGACCGTCCCCGTCGGCGTCGACGGGGACGGCCTGCCGATCGGCCTGCAACTCGTGGCCGCCCGGCACCGGGACGATCTGGTGCTGCGGGCGGCGCACGCGCTCTACGAGGCCGGCATCGCCGGGCTCACACCCTCCGGAAGCTGA
- a CDS encoding decarboxylase, whose product MTALGFLYPGHSAEDDYPRIEQLLASDIRLDLVHTDIGEDAHRVDALLRMGAAERLAEGVEALRLTGAEAVVWACTSGSFVYGWEGAHEQVRALARTAGMPASSTSFAFVHAVRELGVRRVAVGATYPDDVAGLFAQFLTAGGAEVAAVSDSGIITAAEVGTWGEAEVFALAKEADTADAEAVLLPDTALHTAAHIPALEAELGKPVLTANQVTVWEALRLADRRVNAPAMGALFTREPIVQV is encoded by the coding sequence ATGACCGCACTCGGATTTCTCTACCCGGGCCATTCCGCCGAGGACGACTACCCACGCATCGAGCAGCTGCTCGCCAGCGACATCCGGCTCGACCTGGTGCACACCGACATCGGCGAGGACGCCCACCGGGTGGACGCGCTGCTGCGGATGGGCGCGGCCGAGCGCCTCGCCGAGGGCGTGGAGGCGCTGCGGCTGACGGGCGCCGAGGCGGTGGTGTGGGCGTGCACGTCCGGCAGCTTCGTCTACGGCTGGGAGGGCGCCCACGAGCAGGTACGCGCCCTCGCCCGCACGGCCGGGATGCCGGCGTCGTCGACCTCCTTCGCCTTCGTGCACGCGGTGCGGGAGCTCGGGGTGCGGCGGGTGGCGGTCGGGGCGACCTACCCGGACGACGTGGCGGGGCTCTTCGCCCAGTTCCTGACGGCCGGGGGCGCCGAGGTGGCCGCGGTGTCCGACTCCGGCATCATCACCGCGGCGGAGGTCGGGACCTGGGGCGAGGCCGAGGTGTTCGCGCTGGCCAAGGAGGCCGACACCGCGGATGCGGAGGCCGTGCTCCTCCCGGACACGGCCCTGCACACGGCGGCCCACATCCCGGCCCTGGAGGCCGAACTCGGCAAGCCGGTCCTCACGGCGAACCAGGTCACGGTATGGGAGGCACTGCGCCTGGCGGACCGCCGGGTGAACGCGCCGGCCATGGGGGCGCTGTTCACGCGGGAGCCGATCGTGCAGGTGTAG